The bacterium genome includes a window with the following:
- a CDS encoding D-aminoacylase — MRSTAFLSLLPLLLPLIGSCSREQVKADTIIRGGTVYDGTGGEPVVADIALRGDSILAIGQLGDSYKGAREIDATGLAVSPGFINVISWAQDALIADGRSQSDLRQGVTLEVMGEGESMGPLNEKMKQEKLERQGDIRYDIEWSTLGQFLEYLERRGVSTNVASFLGAATPRVNVIGYENRPPTPDELERMKEITARAMAEGALGVASALIYMPGSYSTTEELTALASVSAQYGGIYISHIRSEGNRFLEALDEFLEIARRSGARSEIYHFKAAGQVNWDKLEQAIAKVEAARAEGLPVTADIYPYTAAETGLYAVMPTWVQEGGFEAWVERLQDPKVRERLRREMNEPGEGWENFFYLAGAENIKLVGLKNDSLKALTGMSLAEVAARNGTNPAETSMDLVLRDGSRVSAVFFLMSEEQVRRKISLSWVCIGSDAESSAPEGVFLKASAHPRAYGTFARVLGKYVREEKIISLAEAVHRMSGLPATTLRLERRGFLKPGYFADIVVFDPQTISDRSTYEQPMQYATGVKHVLVNGTPVIRDGEHTGAKPGRFVRGPGYKG, encoded by the coding sequence ATGCGCAGCACCGCGTTCCTTTCCCTCCTGCCGCTCCTTCTCCCGCTTATCGGCTCCTGCTCCAGGGAACAGGTTAAGGCCGACACGATAATCCGCGGCGGCACGGTGTATGACGGCACGGGCGGCGAGCCCGTGGTGGCCGATATCGCCCTGCGCGGAGATTCGATCCTGGCGATAGGGCAACTCGGCGACAGTTACAAGGGGGCGAGAGAGATCGACGCCACCGGGCTGGCGGTCAGCCCGGGCTTCATCAACGTGATCAGTTGGGCGCAGGATGCCCTGATCGCGGACGGCCGCAGCCAGAGCGACCTGCGCCAGGGGGTGACCCTGGAGGTGATGGGCGAGGGCGAGTCGATGGGGCCGCTGAACGAGAAGATGAAGCAGGAGAAGCTGGAGCGTCAGGGCGATATCCGCTACGACATAGAATGGTCCACCCTGGGCCAGTTCCTGGAGTACCTGGAGCGGCGCGGGGTGTCGACCAACGTGGCCTCGTTCCTGGGGGCGGCCACTCCGAGAGTCAATGTGATCGGCTACGAGAACCGTCCGCCCACACCGGACGAACTGGAGCGGATGAAAGAGATCACCGCCCGGGCCATGGCCGAGGGCGCGCTGGGCGTGGCCTCGGCGCTGATCTACATGCCCGGCTCCTACTCGACCACCGAGGAGCTTACCGCCCTGGCCTCGGTCTCGGCCCAGTACGGCGGAATCTACATCTCGCATATCCGCTCCGAGGGCAACCGTTTCCTGGAGGCTCTGGACGAGTTCCTCGAGATCGCCCGCCGCTCCGGGGCGCGCAGCGAAATCTACCATTTCAAGGCCGCGGGACAGGTCAACTGGGACAAGCTGGAGCAGGCCATAGCCAAGGTGGAGGCCGCCCGCGCCGAGGGCCTGCCCGTGACCGCGGATATCTACCCCTACACAGCGGCCGAGACCGGGCTGTATGCGGTGATGCCCACCTGGGTGCAGGAGGGCGGGTTCGAGGCCTGGGTGGAGCGCCTTCAGGACCCGAAGGTGCGGGAGCGCCTTCGCCGCGAGATGAACGAGCCGGGCGAGGGCTGGGAGAACTTTTTCTACCTGGCCGGGGCTGAGAATATCAAGCTGGTGGGCCTCAAGAACGACTCGCTCAAGGCCCTGACCGGCATGAGCCTGGCCGAGGTGGCCGCCCGTAACGGCACCAACCCGGCCGAAACCTCCATGGACCTGGTGCTGCGCGACGGCAGCCGGGTGAGCGCGGTGTTTTTCCTGATGTCCGAGGAGCAGGTGCGGCGCAAGATCAGCCTGAGCTGGGTCTGTATCGGCTCGGATGCCGAGAGCTCGGCCCCGGAGGGCGTGTTCCTGAAGGCCAGCGCGCACCCGCGGGCCTACGGGACATTCGCCCGGGTGCTGGGAAAGTACGTGCGCGAGGAGAAGATTATCAGCCTGGCCGAGGCTGTGCACCGCATGAGCGGCCTTCCTGCGACCACCCTGCGCCTGGAGCGCCGGGGGTTCCTTAAGCCCGGCTATTTCGCCGATATCGTGGTGTTCGACCCGCAGACAATCAGCGACCGCTCCACCTACGAGCAGCCGATGCAGTACGCCACCGGGGTGAAGCACGTGCTGGTCAACGGCACGCCGGTGATCCGGGACGGGGAGCACACTGGGGCCAAGCCTGGACGGTTCGTGCGTGGGCCGGGGTACAAGGGCTGA
- a CDS encoding PBP1A family penicillin-binding protein, with translation MAALRRKKKEERAEGAPRFGTLVRVGLFVATITIFFGLGMGVGLLKYFSAGLPSIAKMELDPPNLVTRIFARDSTLLAELYTERRVPVSLDRIPQSLKDALLSVEDRKFYTHWGIDVWGVIRAFYINQLTHSIQQGGSTITQQLARELFLTRERTYSRKVREAILAWEIERTYTKDEILERYFNQIYFGSGAWGIQEAARTYFGKDVSQLDLAESAVLAGLPNAPSRNSPLNNIDAARERRNWVLECMVETGCLGRAQADSVKATPINLSGGRSREWVAPYFVDYVRQLLLQDYAEEDLYRLGLQVYTGLDVRMQKAAEKALEEQIQYIEAGKIRPFNHPTRAKILEKGGIKDNEQPNMDYLEGAMLTLDPASGDILVMIGGRSYWESKFNRAVQALRQPGSAFKPFVYTAAIDNGIPACQVVEDSPISIPQADGTIWRPSNYEGEFLGPITLRTAMMKSVNLVAIKTLMTVGAETVAAYARRMGITSKIPPVESMAVGSADVYPIELVSAYTTYPNLGVRVGPRAIREIRDSRGNLVRSFQPDREEALSPQTAYIVLSMMRDVVDHGTGYGARQAGFTVPAGGKTGTTNNYTDAWFVGYTPDLVCGVWIGFDRPQRIMNTGTGSLLALPVWTEFMKAAYETMTPRDFDSPADGLTTRLICKASGMLATRFCPPQSVYTEIFKVGTEPGENEECFVHKPSIYSQ, from the coding sequence ATGGCTGCTTTGAGAAGGAAAAAGAAGGAGGAGCGGGCCGAGGGTGCGCCGCGGTTCGGGACGCTCGTGCGGGTGGGGCTGTTCGTAGCCACGATCACGATCTTTTTCGGCCTGGGCATGGGCGTGGGACTGCTCAAGTATTTCAGCGCCGGGCTGCCCTCGATCGCCAAGATGGAGCTGGACCCGCCCAACCTGGTGACCCGCATTTTCGCCCGCGACAGCACGCTGTTGGCCGAGCTTTACACCGAGCGCCGGGTGCCGGTCTCGCTGGACCGTATTCCGCAGAGCCTCAAGGACGCGCTCCTGTCGGTGGAGGACCGTAAGTTCTACACCCACTGGGGAATCGATGTCTGGGGCGTGATCCGCGCGTTCTATATCAACCAGCTCACCCACAGCATCCAGCAGGGAGGCTCGACAATCACCCAGCAGCTGGCCCGCGAGCTGTTCCTGACCCGCGAGCGCACCTACAGCCGCAAGGTGCGCGAGGCGATCCTGGCCTGGGAGATCGAGCGCACCTACACCAAGGATGAAATCCTGGAGCGCTATTTCAACCAGATCTATTTCGGCAGCGGGGCCTGGGGCATACAGGAGGCGGCGCGGACCTATTTCGGCAAGGACGTGAGCCAGCTCGACCTTGCCGAGAGCGCGGTGCTGGCCGGGCTGCCCAACGCGCCCAGCCGCAACAGCCCGCTCAACAACATCGACGCCGCCCGGGAGCGCCGCAACTGGGTGCTCGAATGCATGGTCGAGACCGGCTGCCTGGGCCGGGCGCAAGCCGACTCGGTCAAGGCGACGCCGATCAACCTGTCGGGCGGTCGCTCGCGGGAGTGGGTGGCGCCCTATTTCGTGGACTACGTGCGCCAGCTCCTGCTGCAGGACTACGCCGAGGAGGACCTCTACCGTCTGGGCCTCCAGGTCTACACCGGGCTGGATGTGCGCATGCAGAAAGCCGCCGAGAAGGCGCTGGAGGAGCAAATCCAGTACATCGAGGCGGGCAAGATACGACCGTTCAACCACCCGACGCGGGCCAAAATCCTGGAGAAGGGCGGGATCAAGGACAACGAGCAGCCCAACATGGATTATCTCGAGGGCGCGATGCTGACCCTGGACCCGGCCAGCGGGGATATCCTGGTGATGATCGGCGGGCGCAGCTACTGGGAGAGCAAGTTCAACCGCGCCGTGCAGGCCCTGCGCCAGCCGGGCAGCGCGTTCAAGCCCTTTGTCTACACCGCGGCCATCGACAACGGGATCCCGGCCTGCCAGGTGGTGGAGGATTCACCCATCTCGATCCCGCAGGCGGACGGCACGATCTGGCGTCCCTCCAACTACGAGGGTGAGTTTCTGGGGCCGATCACCCTTCGCACCGCGATGATGAAATCGGTCAACCTGGTGGCGATCAAGACCCTGATGACCGTGGGCGCTGAGACCGTGGCGGCCTACGCCCGCCGGATGGGGATCACCTCGAAGATCCCGCCGGTGGAGTCGATGGCCGTGGGCAGCGCGGATGTCTACCCGATCGAGCTGGTGAGCGCCTACACCACCTACCCCAACCTGGGGGTGCGGGTGGGCCCGCGCGCGATCCGCGAGATACGCGACAGCCGGGGCAACCTGGTGCGCTCGTTCCAGCCGGACCGCGAGGAGGCGCTCTCGCCCCAGACCGCCTATATCGTGCTGAGCATGATGCGCGACGTGGTGGACCACGGCACCGGCTACGGGGCGCGCCAGGCCGGGTTCACCGTGCCGGCCGGGGGCAAGACCGGCACGACCAACAACTACACGGACGCCTGGTTCGTGGGTTACACCCCCGACCTGGTCTGCGGGGTGTGGATCGGGTTCGACCGCCCGCAGCGGATAATGAACACCGGCACGGGCAGCCTTCTGGCCCTGCCGGTCTGGACCGAGTTTATGAAAGCGGCCTACGAGACAATGACCCCGCGCGATTTCGACAGCCCGGCGGACGGGCTGACCACGCGGCTGATCTGCAAGGCCAGCGGGATGCTGGCCACGCGGTTCTGCCCACCGCAGTCGGTCTACACCGAGATTTTCAAGGTGGGAACCGAGCCGGGCGAAAACGAGGAGTGTTTCGTACACAAGCCGTCGATTTACTCCCAATAG
- the tyrS gene encoding tyrosine--tRNA ligase, which translates to MAFPPLNEQMDLIRRGAVEIISEEELERKVSRSLGAGTPLTVKQGFDPTAPDIHLGHTVSIQKLRDFQSLGHRVVFLIGDFTAMIGDPTGRSETRRTMTRQDVLANAETYKEQVFKILDPAATVVDFNSRWLGQLGVEGLMQLTGLYTVARMLERDDFAKRYAEGRPISILEFLYPLMQGYDSVALKSDVELGGTDQKFNLLVGRDLQRSWNQEPQVVLTMPLLVGLDGVHKMSKSLGNYIGINEPAEQIYGKVMSIPDEMIYTYYELVAAAPLEKLQRIKAALADGSNPRDIKRDLALDVTALYHGEAAASAAREHFERVVVRKERPDEVERHSLPAGGEPLWLPGLLRETGLVKSSSEANRMIAQGAVFVDDVKVESGDYKLEPAGEHFVRVGKRRFIKVVFE; encoded by the coding sequence ATGGCCTTTCCGCCGCTTAACGAACAGATGGACCTCATCCGCCGCGGCGCGGTGGAGATAATCTCCGAGGAGGAGCTGGAGCGCAAGGTCAGCCGCAGCCTCGGCGCCGGCACCCCCCTCACGGTCAAGCAGGGCTTCGATCCCACCGCCCCGGACATTCACCTCGGCCACACGGTCTCGATCCAGAAACTGCGCGACTTCCAGAGCCTCGGACACCGGGTGGTGTTCCTGATCGGCGATTTCACCGCCATGATCGGCGACCCCACCGGACGCAGCGAGACCCGCCGCACCATGACCCGCCAGGATGTCCTGGCCAACGCCGAGACCTACAAGGAACAGGTGTTCAAGATCCTCGACCCGGCCGCCACGGTGGTGGATTTCAACAGCCGCTGGCTGGGCCAGCTCGGGGTGGAGGGGCTGATGCAGCTCACCGGCCTCTACACCGTGGCCCGCATGCTGGAGCGGGATGATTTCGCCAAGCGCTACGCCGAGGGCCGCCCCATCTCGATCCTCGAATTCCTCTACCCCCTGATGCAGGGTTATGATTCTGTGGCCCTGAAGTCGGATGTGGAGCTGGGCGGCACGGACCAGAAATTCAACCTGCTCGTGGGACGCGACCTGCAGCGCTCCTGGAACCAGGAGCCCCAGGTGGTGCTGACCATGCCGCTGCTGGTGGGGCTGGATGGCGTCCACAAGATGAGCAAGAGCCTGGGCAACTACATCGGGATCAACGAGCCGGCCGAGCAGATCTACGGCAAGGTGATGTCCATCCCGGACGAGATGATCTACACCTACTACGAGCTGGTGGCTGCCGCGCCGCTGGAAAAGCTCCAGCGGATTAAGGCTGCCCTGGCGGATGGCTCCAACCCGCGCGATATCAAGCGCGACCTGGCCCTGGATGTCACCGCGCTCTATCACGGCGAGGCGGCCGCCTCCGCCGCACGCGAGCATTTCGAGCGCGTCGTGGTGCGCAAGGAGCGGCCGGACGAGGTGGAGCGGCACAGCCTGCCCGCCGGAGGTGAGCCGCTCTGGCTGCCCGGCCTGTTGCGCGAGACCGGCCTGGTCAAAAGCTCCAGCGAGGCGAACCGCATGATCGCCCAGGGCGCGGTGTTCGTGGATGATGTGAAAGTGGAGAGCGGAGACTATAAGCTGGAGCCCGCGGGCGAGCATTTCGTGCGGGTGGGCAAGCGGCGTTTCATCAAGGTGGTGTTCGAGTAG
- a CDS encoding radical SAM protein, producing the protein MGMKERPLQTKIIYGPVDSRRLGRSLGVNILPTQWKVCTFDCLYCQYGWTCCNWEGPESVEHLGLPTPEEVAEALEAALPALGPVDAVTLAGNGEPTLHPRFEPTVRLVAAVRDRLAPGVPLVILSNSSTITAPEVRRAFRLIDRPVMKLDAGSPVLFDQINRPRPGIEFDKVVEALAALERVEIQSLFFDGPLSNCGPRDIELWLAALTRIRPQALQVYSLDRTPAESRLKAVPRERLEQIADSARDCLPGMKVAVF; encoded by the coding sequence ATGGGTATGAAAGAGCGTCCGCTTCAGACCAAGATAATCTACGGCCCGGTGGACAGCCGCCGCCTGGGCCGTTCCCTGGGCGTGAACATCCTGCCCACGCAGTGGAAAGTCTGCACCTTTGATTGCCTCTACTGCCAGTATGGCTGGACCTGCTGCAACTGGGAGGGCCCCGAGAGCGTCGAGCACCTCGGCCTGCCCACCCCCGAGGAGGTGGCCGAGGCCCTGGAGGCCGCCTTGCCCGCGCTTGGTCCGGTGGATGCGGTCACCCTGGCCGGCAACGGCGAGCCGACCCTGCACCCGCGCTTCGAGCCGACAGTCCGTCTGGTGGCTGCGGTGCGCGACCGCCTGGCCCCCGGTGTGCCGCTGGTCATCCTCTCCAACAGCTCCACGATCACCGCGCCCGAGGTGCGGCGCGCTTTCCGCCTGATCGACCGCCCGGTGATGAAACTGGATGCCGGCAGCCCGGTCCTGTTCGACCAGATCAACCGCCCGCGCCCGGGCATCGAGTTCGACAAGGTGGTCGAGGCCCTGGCCGCGCTGGAGCGGGTGGAGATACAGTCGCTGTTTTTCGACGGGCCGCTGAGCAACTGCGGCCCCCGCGACATCGAGCTCTGGCTGGCCGCCCTGACACGTATCCGCCCGCAGGCCCTGCAGGTTTACAGCCTTGACCGCACCCCGGCCGAGAGCCGTCTCAAGGCCGTGCCCCGTGAGCGTTTGGAGCAAATCGCCGACTCCGCCCGGGACTGTCTGCCCGGAATGAAGGTGGCTGTTTTTTGA